One genomic window of Streptomyces sp. NBC_01276 includes the following:
- a CDS encoding cytochrome P450, which produces MGVAASPSYDRRASASLFSRLRTARGQADPFPIYAELLSRGEVVPAPWGGSAVTGFAACDQVLRSRQWLEPDRGWRERQGPGTRWNAPSSREMSNTLAALNTPDHTRVRRAAGTFDRGSVERIGRNVQRTADQLLDAFTERIRTGEADISALVCEELPVATIGDWLGLPRADWPRLRELTHDQVFTQELLPSASQLALSDAATAELRTYFMELVRDRRSHPGDDPVTRWIRTWDAIEPDRDEADEAVYFLVLFVLLAALETTATLLSTMTLRLVESPERWDMVADNPDLVPGFVEETLRYDPPTHVISRVASQDCVLGGVEIRRDEMVHLMVGAAHRDPARHGDPDRFDPERTPGHLAFSGGIHYCLGAPLARLEAQTLLRQLIRRLPRLTLVRPPSMAPRVAFRRLLNLDVAVA; this is translated from the coding sequence ATGGGCGTTGCCGCAAGTCCGTCGTACGACCGCCGGGCGTCCGCCTCCCTCTTCTCCCGTCTGCGGACGGCCAGAGGGCAGGCCGACCCCTTCCCGATATACGCCGAACTCCTCTCGCGGGGCGAAGTGGTGCCCGCACCCTGGGGCGGCTCGGCGGTCACCGGCTTCGCCGCCTGCGACCAGGTTCTGCGCAGCAGGCAATGGCTGGAGCCCGACAGGGGATGGCGGGAGCGCCAGGGGCCGGGCACCCGCTGGAACGCGCCCAGCTCGCGCGAGATGAGCAACACGCTCGCCGCGCTCAACACCCCGGACCACACCAGGGTGCGACGGGCGGCGGGCACGTTCGACCGGGGCAGCGTGGAGCGCATCGGCCGCAACGTGCAGCGGACCGCGGACCAGCTCCTCGACGCGTTCACGGAGCGAATACGCACCGGCGAGGCGGACATCTCGGCGCTCGTCTGCGAGGAGCTGCCCGTGGCCACCATAGGTGACTGGCTGGGTCTGCCACGAGCCGACTGGCCCCGACTACGGGAGTTGACGCACGATCAGGTCTTCACCCAGGAGCTGCTGCCCTCGGCCAGCCAGCTGGCGTTGTCCGACGCGGCCACGGCCGAACTCCGCACCTATTTCATGGAGCTGGTGCGTGACCGGCGCTCCCACCCCGGCGACGACCCCGTCACCCGGTGGATCCGGACGTGGGACGCGATCGAGCCCGACCGGGACGAGGCCGACGAGGCGGTCTACTTCCTGGTGCTGTTCGTCCTGCTGGCCGCCCTGGAAACCACCGCGACCCTCCTCTCGACGATGACGCTGCGGCTCGTCGAGAGCCCGGAACGCTGGGACATGGTCGCCGACAACCCGGACCTCGTGCCCGGGTTCGTGGAGGAGACGCTCCGCTACGACCCGCCCACCCACGTGATCAGCAGGGTCGCCTCGCAGGACTGCGTGCTGGGGGGCGTCGAGATCCGCCGCGACGAGATGGTCCACCTCATGGTCGGGGCCGCGCACCGGGACCCGGCCAGGCACGGCGACCCGGACCGGTTCGACCCCGAGCGCACGCCCGGCCACCTCGCGTTCAGCGGCGGCATCCACTACTGCCTCGGCGCGCCGCTGGCCCGCCTCGAAGCCCAGACCCTCCTCCGCCAGCTGATCCGGCGCCTTCCCCGCCTCACCCTCGTACGCCCCCCGTCGATGGCGCCCCGCGTGGCGTTCCGGCGCCTGCTGAACCTGGACGTGGCCGTCGCATGA
- a CDS encoding DUF742 domain-containing protein, which yields MPDGPEHDEDLELTSPLVPLFVITNGRALPPDHEYEHTTLVTAAAESGQVTPRTLSPEAGQVMDLVANGFLSVAEVAGHTHLPLGIVRILLAQLEEDGLILARRPIPRAERVDRELVSAVLEGLKNRFGA from the coding sequence GTGCCTGACGGACCCGAACACGACGAAGATCTGGAACTTACGTCTCCGTTAGTCCCCCTCTTCGTGATCACGAACGGACGGGCGCTGCCCCCGGACCACGAGTACGAGCACACGACGCTCGTGACGGCGGCGGCGGAGAGCGGACAGGTCACACCGCGCACGCTGTCCCCGGAAGCGGGGCAGGTCATGGACCTGGTCGCGAACGGCTTCCTGTCCGTGGCCGAGGTGGCGGGGCACACGCACCTGCCCCTGGGTATCGTCCGCATCCTGCTGGCGCAGCTGGAGGAGGACGGTCTCATCCTCGCGAGGAGACCGATTCCGCGTGCCGAACGTGTCGACAGAGAACTGGTCAGCGCCGTGCTCGAGGGCCTGAAGAATCGATTCGGAGCATAG
- a CDS encoding MFS transporter codes for MTMDEATARREQQTPPPSPWRSSRFRLFFTARSTSLLGDGMLMVSLTTAVLGAGYGAAGVGYALAAWMAPIVLLVLFGGVLADRFTPQVMMVGADVVRTVVMLALALLLVGDHVRLWHVMALLALSGAATAMFQPGLASLVPRVAEDIQRANALLRISEAICTLLGPGVAGLLVAYWNVAGSFVVIAAAYALSALGLAPLRGLGAARDESDDPMWHRLAAGWHEFRSRSWLWGVISVWAVYGLFVFGPALPLGATLLTEQHGAGGYGWIASADGAGTIVGGLLGMRVRPRRPLVAGACAMFFFALNPLAPALGWSFTVTALTGAVAGCGFAFWGVMWATSVQSHIPLAVLSRVSAYDVAGSIMVIPVGRALAGPAAAAFGADRVLLFSSAVGVVCIGVMLSVPAIRALERAPEKPQSA; via the coding sequence ATGACGATGGATGAGGCAACCGCGCGGCGGGAACAGCAGACCCCGCCGCCCAGCCCGTGGCGGTCGAGTCGCTTCCGGCTGTTCTTCACCGCCCGCAGCACCTCGCTGCTCGGCGACGGCATGCTGATGGTGTCGCTGACGACCGCCGTGCTCGGGGCGGGATACGGGGCGGCCGGCGTCGGCTACGCGCTGGCCGCGTGGATGGCGCCGATCGTCCTGCTCGTGCTGTTCGGCGGTGTCCTCGCCGACCGGTTCACCCCGCAGGTGATGATGGTCGGCGCGGACGTGGTGCGCACGGTCGTCATGCTCGCGCTCGCGCTGCTGCTGGTCGGCGACCACGTACGGCTGTGGCACGTCATGGCGCTGCTGGCCCTCAGCGGCGCCGCCACCGCCATGTTCCAGCCGGGCCTGGCGAGCCTGGTGCCCCGGGTCGCCGAGGACATCCAGCGGGCCAACGCCCTCCTGCGGATCTCCGAGGCCATCTGCACCCTGCTCGGTCCCGGGGTCGCCGGTCTCCTCGTGGCCTACTGGAACGTGGCGGGATCCTTCGTGGTCATCGCGGCGGCGTACGCGCTCAGCGCCCTGGGCCTGGCGCCGCTGCGCGGGCTCGGCGCCGCCCGGGACGAGAGCGACGATCCGATGTGGCACCGACTGGCCGCCGGATGGCACGAGTTCCGGTCCCGCTCCTGGCTGTGGGGGGTCATCTCCGTATGGGCGGTGTACGGCCTCTTCGTCTTCGGCCCGGCCCTCCCGCTGGGCGCGACGCTGCTCACCGAACAGCACGGCGCCGGGGGATACGGCTGGATCGCCTCGGCCGACGGCGCCGGGACGATCGTCGGCGGCCTGCTCGGCATGCGGGTCCGGCCCCGCCGCCCCCTCGTCGCGGGGGCCTGCGCGATGTTCTTCTTCGCCCTCAACCCCCTCGCGCCCGCCCTGGGCTGGTCCTTCACCGTGACGGCGCTGACCGGGGCCGTGGCGGGCTGCGGGTTCGCGTTCTGGGGCGTGATGTGGGCGACGAGCGTGCAGTCCCACATCCCGCTGGCCGTCCTGAGCCGCGTCTCGGCCTATGACGTGGCCGGCTCCATCATGGTCATCCCCGTGGGCCGCGCCCTGGCCGGCCCGGCGGCGGCCGCCTTCGGAGCGGACCGGGTGCTGCTGTTCTCCTCGGCCGTGGGCGTCGTGTGCATCGGCGTGATGCTGAGCGTCCCCGCGATCCGCGCACTGGAACGAGCACCGGAGAAACCGCAGTCCGCCTAG
- a CDS encoding condensation domain-containing protein, which yields MSRSRQPGGTHVLTVTYAGGEERRGPVTMGQANMIRCMLRDEPAHINIHDVWPVPEGTRTDSVVEALRALVVRHEALRTTFPHAPGSAPREQVVASRGSFTVTVLDHGELPEGPLGYAESLARRAREERFRLDRDFPLRLSLVTRAGTPVCVAMAASHALTDAGALAVLKEEWLGLLAGEELAPPASLTPLGLAEEEATPAGLRRSEASLRHWERIIRTGPQAMFAEPGAEGTEVRTPLLTLRSRRAARALAGVAERTGALPSTVLLTAWCAIVAHRAGQDACVVAAPTSNRYHPRLARSVNTLSQDALLSLDVRVPSFDVLLKKAWGAALNAYRHSRFDALGLWEVIGRATFERGSRFARDVVFNDVSTLPATVASLTADGPPEGRDPYGPELELTWGPEQVLPTRVLAFVHATDPLLHLGMWADPALFGPEEAEGLLTGLVRLLEAAATRDVPLASLTGATGVRPVERGPHWLRVDGSWTSPPLVAATLSRALDGLPVHVTADAPAGSAPAESALTAYIAAGDTPLTPAQAHTALMDALPGRPGVLAPSRYVIVRHPPAEADRSGAWLHRKILREGTGRQRPM from the coding sequence ATGAGCCGCTCCCGTCAGCCGGGCGGCACGCACGTCCTCACCGTCACGTACGCGGGCGGGGAGGAGCGCCGGGGTCCCGTCACGATGGGGCAGGCCAACATGATCCGCTGCATGCTGCGGGACGAACCCGCGCACATCAACATCCACGACGTGTGGCCGGTTCCCGAGGGGACCCGGACGGACTCGGTGGTCGAAGCCCTGCGCGCCCTCGTCGTACGGCACGAGGCCCTGCGCACGACCTTCCCGCACGCCCCGGGCAGCGCGCCCCGCGAGCAGGTCGTGGCGTCCCGGGGATCGTTCACCGTCACCGTCCTCGACCACGGGGAACTCCCCGAGGGCCCCCTCGGGTACGCCGAGTCGCTGGCCCGCCGGGCGCGCGAGGAACGCTTCCGCCTGGACCGGGACTTCCCCCTCCGCCTCTCCCTGGTGACACGCGCCGGCACGCCGGTGTGCGTGGCCATGGCGGCGAGCCACGCCCTGACCGACGCCGGCGCCCTCGCGGTCCTGAAGGAGGAATGGCTCGGCCTGCTCGCGGGCGAGGAGCTCGCCCCGCCCGCCTCGCTCACCCCGCTCGGCCTCGCCGAGGAGGAGGCCACCCCGGCCGGTCTGCGCAGGTCCGAGGCATCCCTGCGGCACTGGGAGCGGATCATCCGCACCGGACCCCAGGCGATGTTCGCGGAGCCGGGCGCGGAGGGCACCGAGGTGCGCACGCCCCTGCTCACCCTCCGGTCGCGGCGGGCCGCCCGCGCGCTGGCCGGCGTGGCCGAACGCACCGGCGCCCTGCCGTCCACCGTGCTGCTGACCGCCTGGTGCGCGATCGTCGCCCACCGCGCCGGGCAGGACGCCTGCGTCGTCGCCGCCCCGACCTCCAACCGGTACCACCCCCGGCTCGCGCGCTCGGTGAACACCCTCTCCCAGGACGCCCTGCTCTCCCTCGACGTCCGGGTGCCGTCCTTCGACGTGCTCCTCAAGAAGGCCTGGGGAGCGGCCCTCAACGCCTACCGGCACAGCCGGTTCGACGCGCTCGGCCTGTGGGAGGTGATCGGCAGGGCCACCTTCGAGCGGGGCAGCCGGTTCGCGCGCGACGTCGTGTTCAACGACGTGAGCACGCTCCCGGCCACCGTGGCATCCCTCACCGCGGACGGGCCGCCGGAGGGCCGGGACCCGTACGGGCCGGAGCTGGAGCTGACCTGGGGCCCGGAGCAGGTCCTGCCGACCCGCGTCCTCGCCTTCGTCCACGCGACCGATCCGCTGCTGCACCTCGGCATGTGGGCCGACCCGGCGCTGTTCGGGCCCGAGGAGGCCGAGGGGCTCCTCACCGGTCTGGTACGGCTCCTGGAGGCCGCCGCCACGCGGGACGTGCCGCTCGCGTCGCTCACCGGGGCGACGGGGGTCCGGCCGGTGGAACGCGGACCCCACTGGCTCCGGGTGGACGGCTCCTGGACCTCGCCGCCGCTCGTGGCCGCGACGCTGAGCCGCGCCCTCGACGGCCTCCCCGTACACGTCACCGCGGACGCCCCGGCCGGGAGCGCGCCGGCGGAGAGCGCCCTGACGGCGTACATCGCCGCGGGCGACACCCCGCTCACCCCGGCGCAGGCCCACACCGCGCTGATGGACGCGCTTCCCGGCCGCCCCGGAGTACTGGCCCCGAGCCGGTACGTGATCGTCCGGCACCCGCCGGCGGAGGCGGACCGGAGCGGCGCCTGGCTCCACCGGAAGATTCTCAGGGAAGGGACCGGCCGGCAGCGGCCGATGTGA
- a CDS encoding NAD(P)/FAD-dependent oxidoreductase — MTNPESAGDGYDVVISGAGPAGSAAAILLARRGVRVALLERRSDPAAYKVLCTHSITANAYPVLDELGLVPALEEAGAVRNEARWCTRWGWIEPKAAPGGPELPYAYNIRRSVLDPLIRSRAAQTPGVDLLPGHRVTGLLREAGRTVGVRASTPQGERELRARLVVGADGKDSAVAKLAEVPTRLHENGRFGYLAHFRGLPLHGGIGQTWFLEPDMAYAFPNDDGVTVLAVLPDKRRLPAFREDLEGSFFEFVRALPEAPPIDSAERITKIIGTVDYPLVTRDPTAPGIALIGDAALTGDPLWGVGCGWALQSAHWLARAVAPAAAGRGDLDRSLAAYARTHRRRLRGHQGLAVDFAKARPFNPGERLVFSAAARDASMARHMYLFASRLIGPPRFLNPVALARAAAVNIRHRRASTPTTQRPHPDS; from the coding sequence ATGACCAACCCTGAGAGCGCGGGAGACGGCTACGACGTCGTCATCAGCGGAGCCGGCCCGGCCGGCTCCGCCGCGGCGATCCTGCTCGCCCGACGCGGCGTCCGCGTCGCACTCCTGGAACGCCGCTCGGACCCCGCGGCGTACAAGGTGCTGTGCACCCACTCGATCACGGCCAACGCCTATCCGGTGCTGGACGAACTCGGCCTCGTTCCCGCTCTCGAAGAGGCGGGGGCCGTCCGCAACGAGGCGCGCTGGTGCACCCGTTGGGGGTGGATCGAACCGAAGGCCGCGCCGGGCGGCCCCGAGCTCCCGTACGCGTACAACATCCGGCGCAGCGTCCTCGACCCGCTGATCAGATCCCGCGCGGCGCAGACCCCCGGCGTCGACCTGCTCCCCGGTCACCGGGTGACCGGGCTGCTCCGGGAAGCCGGGCGGACCGTGGGCGTGCGCGCGTCGACACCACAGGGTGAACGGGAGCTCCGGGCCCGACTGGTGGTCGGCGCCGACGGCAAGGACTCGGCGGTGGCGAAGCTCGCGGAGGTGCCCACCCGGCTGCACGAGAACGGGCGTTTCGGTTACCTCGCCCACTTCCGCGGCCTTCCGCTGCACGGCGGGATCGGTCAGACCTGGTTCCTCGAACCCGACATGGCCTACGCGTTCCCGAACGACGACGGGGTGACGGTTCTCGCGGTGCTCCCGGACAAGAGGCGACTGCCGGCCTTCCGGGAAGACCTGGAGGGCAGCTTCTTCGAGTTCGTCCGCGCCCTGCCCGAGGCGCCGCCCATCGACTCCGCCGAACGCATCACCAAGATCATCGGTACGGTCGACTACCCCCTCGTCACCCGGGATCCGACCGCACCGGGCATCGCCCTGATCGGCGACGCCGCCCTGACCGGGGATCCCCTGTGGGGCGTGGGCTGCGGTTGGGCCCTGCAGTCCGCGCACTGGCTGGCGCGGGCGGTGGCGCCGGCCGCGGCCGGCCGCGGCGACCTCGACAGGTCCCTCGCGGCGTACGCCCGCACCCACCGCCGCCGGCTGCGCGGCCACCAGGGCCTGGCGGTCGACTTCGCCAAGGCCCGCCCGTTCAACCCCGGGGAGCGGCTGGTCTTCTCGGCGGCGGCGCGCGACGCGTCGATGGCGCGGCACATGTACCTGTTCGCCTCCCGCCTGATCGGCCCGCCGCGCTTCCTGAACCCCGTGGCACTGGCCAGGGCCGCGGCGGTCAACATCAGACACCGCCGGGCATCCACGCCGACCACGCAGCGCCCACACCCGGACTCCTGA
- a CDS encoding cytochrome P450 — MQQPREPQEIPPGCPAHGNVQMYGPSFGADPDSHYAQLRPYGPSAPVDIAPDVPAELVTSYDAALYVLQNPASFVRDSRRWNALNEGRVPADSPALPMMGYRPNALFSDGAAHARLRRAVTDSLATVNEHQLIRQTQQSANYLISQFSTDIRGQAELMAEYAQPLPLLVFSELFGCPPEIGDRVIAGISGIFEGTPGADEVLGSALTELIALKRRRPRADLTTRLMEHSAQLSDEEVLHQLVTLLSGGTAPLAAAIGTSSALYLGEDWQIGLPVEDAVSQTLWNYAPIANYAAHYPTHDVELGDRLVRANDPVLISFAAANTDPKLTRHREQLSAKAHLAFGAGPHACPAKDPAFMIAVTAVETLLNQLPDVEMRVPFKALTWAPSPWIRSLVTLPIRFTPRAAPPAAESAGSNAVQTSQQQAAASSPSNAGPSRTSAGAAPQPKGGLFSRFLAWTKGG, encoded by the coding sequence ATGCAACAGCCACGTGAACCGCAGGAGATACCCCCCGGCTGCCCCGCGCACGGGAACGTCCAGATGTACGGCCCCTCGTTCGGAGCCGACCCCGACAGCCACTACGCGCAGCTGCGTCCGTACGGCCCCAGTGCGCCCGTGGACATCGCCCCCGACGTCCCGGCCGAGCTCGTCACCAGCTACGACGCCGCGCTGTACGTCCTGCAGAACCCCGCCTCCTTCGTACGCGACTCCCGCCGCTGGAACGCGCTCAACGAGGGGCGCGTCCCGGCCGACAGCCCGGCACTGCCCATGATGGGCTACCGCCCCAACGCACTGTTCAGTGACGGTGCGGCCCACGCCCGGCTGCGCAGGGCCGTCACCGACAGTCTCGCCACGGTCAACGAGCACCAGCTCATCAGGCAGACGCAGCAGTCCGCCAACTACCTGATCAGCCAGTTCAGCACCGACATCCGCGGGCAGGCGGAGCTGATGGCCGAGTACGCCCAGCCGCTGCCCCTGCTGGTCTTCAGCGAGCTGTTCGGCTGCCCGCCCGAGATCGGCGACCGGGTGATCGCCGGGATCAGCGGCATCTTCGAGGGGACGCCCGGGGCCGACGAGGTGCTCGGCAGTGCGCTCACCGAGCTGATCGCCCTCAAGCGGCGTCGCCCGAGGGCCGACCTGACGACGCGCCTGATGGAGCACTCGGCCCAGCTGAGCGACGAGGAGGTGCTCCACCAGCTGGTCACCCTCCTCTCCGGTGGCACCGCGCCGCTGGCCGCGGCCATCGGCACCAGCAGCGCCCTGTACCTGGGTGAGGACTGGCAGATCGGCCTCCCGGTCGAGGACGCGGTCTCCCAGACCCTCTGGAACTACGCGCCGATCGCCAACTACGCGGCCCACTACCCGACTCACGACGTCGAGCTCGGCGACAGGCTGGTCCGGGCCAACGATCCGGTCCTGATCTCGTTCGCCGCGGCCAACACCGACCCGAAGCTGACCAGGCACCGCGAACAGCTCAGCGCCAAGGCGCACTTGGCGTTCGGGGCGGGCCCGCACGCCTGCCCCGCCAAGGATCCGGCCTTCATGATCGCCGTGACCGCCGTCGAGACGCTGCTCAACCAGCTTCCCGACGTCGAGATGCGCGTCCCGTTCAAGGCGCTCACCTGGGCGCCGAGCCCGTGGATCCGCTCGCTGGTCACCCTCCCGATCCGGTTCACCCCGAGGGCCGCTCCCCCGGCTGCCGAGTCGGCCGGATCGAACGCCGTCCAAACGTCGCAGCAGCAGGCGGCCGCATCCTCCCCCTCCAACGCAGGCCCCTCGCGTACGAGCGCCGGCGCCGCGCCGCAGCCCAAGGGCGGCCTGTTCAGCCGCTTCCTGGCGTGGACCAAGGGCGGGTGA
- a CDS encoding enoyl-CoA hydratase/isomerase family protein has product MTESTRTRTVPKAITAEQDGPVLRVRLNPWGQEDTLDSAVLDDLITLLDDLHERPDVRILTLSSMGTDFCLGADRDEYREALAADPSGAGLRRIADKAHRLCQALENTHAVTIARLHGRVIGAGLALASFCDLRAGADTSRFRMPEVGIGLPPAWGGAMGRLVSEVGASRIRELMLTCDVFDADTAHRLGLLHRTAPLDRLDKVIDAWTGPLARRSPEALVLTKRMLAGYARADRTADVSLLDSHLLAASLHQPPTC; this is encoded by the coding sequence ATGACCGAATCCACCCGCACCCGGACCGTGCCCAAGGCGATCACCGCCGAGCAGGACGGCCCCGTACTGCGCGTCCGCCTCAACCCCTGGGGGCAGGAGGACACGTTGGACTCCGCGGTCCTGGACGACCTCATCACCCTGCTGGACGACCTCCACGAGAGACCCGACGTACGGATCCTGACGCTGTCGTCCATGGGTACGGACTTCTGCCTGGGTGCCGACCGCGACGAGTACCGGGAGGCACTGGCCGCCGATCCGTCCGGAGCGGGCCTGCGGCGCATCGCCGACAAGGCGCACCGGCTGTGCCAGGCGCTGGAGAACACTCACGCGGTCACCATCGCCCGCCTGCACGGGCGGGTCATCGGCGCGGGTCTCGCCCTCGCCTCCTTCTGCGATCTGCGCGCCGGTGCCGACACCAGCCGCTTCCGGATGCCGGAGGTCGGCATAGGGCTGCCGCCGGCGTGGGGCGGGGCGATGGGGCGCCTGGTCTCCGAGGTGGGCGCCTCCCGGATCCGCGAGCTCATGCTCACCTGCGACGTCTTCGACGCCGACACGGCCCACCGGCTCGGTCTGCTCCACCGGACCGCCCCGCTCGACCGGCTGGACAAGGTCATCGATGCCTGGACCGGGCCCCTCGCCCGGCGCTCGCCCGAAGCGCTCGTCCTGACCAAGCGGATGCTGGCCGGCTACGCGCGGGCGGACAGGACGGCGGACGTCTCCCTCCTCGACTCCCATCTCCTGGCGGCCTCGCTCCACCAGCCGCCGACGTGCTGA
- a CDS encoding ATP/GTP-binding protein → MYLDPDVSHAVKILIVGHFGVGKTTCIGSLSEIEPLRTEEEITEASTGFDDLSGTPGKKTTTVAMDFGRLTLSDTLVLYLFGTPGQERFKEMWEELSRGALGALVLVDPERLHESFPVLDLVERFGLTYAIAVNHFEGTTDYPLDEVREALNLTAETPVVKCDVRDENSSAQALITLAKHLMSQLG, encoded by the coding sequence GTGTACCTGGATCCAGACGTCTCCCACGCGGTGAAGATCCTCATAGTGGGGCACTTCGGGGTCGGCAAGACCACCTGCATCGGCAGTCTCTCCGAGATCGAGCCGCTGCGGACCGAGGAGGAGATCACCGAGGCCAGCACGGGCTTCGATGACCTGTCGGGCACGCCCGGCAAGAAGACCACCACCGTCGCCATGGACTTCGGCCGGCTCACCCTGAGCGACACCCTGGTGCTCTACCTCTTCGGAACGCCCGGCCAGGAACGCTTCAAGGAGATGTGGGAGGAGCTCTCCCGCGGCGCTCTGGGCGCGCTGGTCCTGGTGGACCCGGAGCGACTGCACGAGTCCTTCCCCGTCCTGGACCTCGTCGAGCGTTTCGGCCTGACGTACGCCATCGCCGTGAACCACTTCGAGGGCACCACGGACTACCCGCTCGACGAGGTGCGCGAGGCCCTGAACCTCACCGCCGAGACCCCCGTCGTGAAGTGCGACGTACGGGACGAGAACTCCTCGGCGCAGGCCCTCATCACCCTCGCGAAACACCTCATGTCCCAACTCGGCTAG